In Brachypodium distachyon strain Bd21 chromosome 2, Brachypodium_distachyon_v3.0, whole genome shotgun sequence, one genomic interval encodes:
- the LOC100833483 gene encoding O-glucosyltransferase rumi homolog encodes MGGYIPESGTGTVVRAARAGAGRYPPLASLVVSTIAAFSAVIVIAVLHSAYDEAVSRTRTLLGHNLEPTPWHPFPHDKGRPPPRAALRCAPLLSCLPPLSHPHPSPPNASRSRRTKQCPAYFAAIHRDLAPWRRHGHGGITRELLDSARSRASMRVTITGNGRRLHVDLYYACVQSRALFTVWSLLQLMRRYPGRVPDVDLMFDCMDRPAINRTTGGPNPPLPPPLFRYCTTKDHLDIPFPDWSFWGWPETHINPWAKEFRAIKQGSRRVKWGDRVPLAFWKGNPDVASPLRLALLACNDTNLWHAQIMRQNWEEEAKSGYRHSALSTQCAHRYKVYAEGFAWSVSLKYILACGSMALVIDPRYEDFFSRGLEAKVNHWPVRADVGMCESIRDAVEWGNAHPEEAELVGRRGQRLMQELGMDAVYDYMLHLLTEYAKLLDFVPSPPDTAQEACVGSVLCLADEGQRRFLEMSKAEPATGEPCSLPPPPAAADG; translated from the exons ATGGGCGGCTACATCCCGGAgtccggcaccggcaccgtcgtccgcgccgcccgcgccggcgccgggcggTACCCGCCGCTGGCCTCCCTGGTCGTCTCCACCAtcgccgccttctccgccgTCATCGTCATCGCCGTCCTCCACTCG GCGTACGACGAGGCGGTGTCCCGGACGCGGACGCTGCTGGGCCACAACCTGGAGCCGACGCCATGGCACCCGTTCCCGCACGACAAaggccggcctcctcctcgcgccgcccTCCGCTGCGCCCCGctcctctcctgcctccctcccctctcccACCCACACCCTTCACCACCCAACGCGTCTCGCTCTCGCCGCACCAAGCAATGCCCGGCCTACTTCGCCGCGATCCACCGCGACCTCGCGCCCtggcgccgccacggccatggcggcaTCACCCGCGAGCTCCTCGACTCCGCGCGCAGCCGGGCGTCCATGCGCGTGACCATCACCGGcaacggccgccgcctccacgtgGACCTCTACTACGCGTGCGTGCAGAGCCGGGCGCTGTTCACCGTCTGGAGCCTCCTCCAGCTGATGCGCCGGTACCCCGGCCGCGTGCCCGACGTCGACCTCATGTTCGACTGCATGGACCGCCCCGCCATCAACCGCACCACTGGCGGCCCCAatccgccattgccgccgccactgTTCAGGTACTGCACGACCAAGGACCACCTGGACATCCCGTTCCCGGACTGGTCCTTCTGGGGCTGGCCGGAGACGCACATCAACCCCTGGGCAAAAGAGTTCCGTGCCATCAAGCAAGGCAGCCGCCGCGTGAAATGGGGCGACCGGGTGCCGCTCGCGTTCTGGAAGGGCAACCCTGACGTGGCGTCCCCGCTccgcctcgccctcctcgcctGCAACGACACCAACCTCTGGCACGCCCAGATCATGCGCCAG AattgggaggaggaggccaagtCCGGGTACCGGCACTCGGCGCTGTCGACGCAGTGCGCGCACCGGTACAAGGTCTACGCGGAAGGGTTCGCGTGGTCGGTCAGCCTCAAGTACATCCTGGCGTGCGGCTCCATGGCGCTGGTGATCGACCCGAGGTACGAGGACTTCTTCAGCAGGGGGCTGGAGGCCAAGGTGAACCACTGGCCCGTGCGTGCCGATGTCGGCATGTGCGAGTCGATCCGGGACGCCGTGGAGTGGGGCAACGCGCACCcggaggaggccgagctcgTGGGCCGCCGCGGGCAGCGGCTCATGCAGGAGCTCGGGATGGACGCCGTCTATGACTACATGCTGCACTTGCTCACGGAGTATGCTAAGCTGCTTGATTTCgttccgtcgccgccggacaCGGCGCAGGAGGCCTGTGTGGGCTCCGTGCTCTGCCTTGCCGATGAAGGGCAGAGGAGGTTCCTTGAGATGTCCAAGGCAGAGCCGGCCACCGGCGAGCCATgctccttgccgccgccgccggcggcggcggatggatGA
- the LOC100824990 gene encoding cullin-1 — MTGQERKTIDLDEGWSFMQRGIVKLINILEGKPEPQFSSEDYMMLYTTIYNMCTQKPPHDYSQQLYDKYKDSFQEYINAMVLPSLREKHDEFMLRELVQRWANHKVMVRWLSRFFHYLDRYFITRRSLVALKDVGLICFRDLIFQEIKGKVKDAVIALIDQEREGEQIDRALLKNVLDIFVEIGLGIMECYENDFEDFLLKDTTDYYSVKAQSWIVEDSCPDYMIKAEECLKREKERVGHYLHINSEPKLLEKVQNELLAQYATQLLEKEHSGCFALLRDDKVEDLSRMYRLFSKVTRGLEPISNMFKKHVTNEGTALVKQAEDSANNKKPEKKDMVGMQEQVFVWKIIELHDKYVAYVTDCFQGHTLFHKALKEAFEVFCNKGVSGSSSAELLATFCDNILKKGCSEKLSDEAIEDALEKVVRLLAYISDKDLFAEFYRKKLARRLLFDKSANDEHERSILTKLKQQCGGQFTSKMEGMVTDLTVARDHQTKFEEFVAEKSELNPGVDLAVTVLTTGFWPTYKTFDINLPSEMVKCVEVFKEFYQTRTKHRKLTWIYSLGTCNINAKFDTKVIELIVTTYQAALLLLFNGSDRLSYSEIVTQLNLSDDDVVRLLHSLSCAKYKILTKEPAGRSISPNDVFEFNSKFTDRMRRIKIPLPPVDEKKKVVEDVDKDRRYAIDASIVRIMKSRKVMAHTQLVAECVEQLSRMFKPDFKAIKKRIEDLITRDYLERDKDNANTYRYLA; from the exons atgACGGGGCAGGAGCGGAAGACGATCGATCTGGATGAGGGCTGGTCCTTCATGCAGAGGGGCATCGTCAAGCTCATCAACATCCTCGAGGGCAAGCCGGAGCCCCAGTTCAGCTCCGAGGACTACATGATGCTCTACAC GACGATATACAACATGTGCACGCAGAAGCCCCCGCACGACTACTCGCAGCAGCTCTACGACAAGTACAAGGATTCCTTCCAGGAGTACATCAACGCCATG GTCTTGCCATCATTAAGAGAGAAGCATGATGAGTTTATGCTGAGGGAGCTAGTACAAAGGTGGGCAAACCATAAAGTGATGGTGCGGTGGCTTTCACGTTTTTTCCATTATCTTGACCGTTACTTCATCACTCGGAGGTCACTTGTTGCACTTAAAGATGTTGGCCTTATCTGCTTCCGTGACTTG ATATTTCAAGAGATCAAAGGAAAGGTGAAAGATGCAGTTATAGCTCTG ATAGATCAGGAGCGTGAAGGTGAACAGATTGACAGGGCCTTGCTGAAGAATGTCCTGGATATATTTGTTGAAATTGGGTTAGGTATTATGGAGTGTTATGAGAATGACTTTGAAGATTTCTTGCTCAAGGATACTACAGATTACTACTCTGTCAAGGCTCAAAGCTGGATTGTTGAGGACTCTTGTCCAGATTACATGATAAAG GCTGAGGAGTGCCTGAAAAGAGAGAAGGAGCGTGTTGGTCACTACTTGCATATTAATAGCGAGCCGAAGTTGCTTGAG AAAGTGCAAAATGAATTGCTTGCTCAATACGCAACCCAACTTTTGGAGAAGGAACACTCcggatgttttgcattgctTCGTGATGATAAG GTTGAGGATCTTTCAAGGATGTACAGACTTTTTTCAAAAGTCACCCGTGGGCTGGAACCTATATCTAACATGTTTAAAAAG CATGTTACGAATGAGGGTACAGCCTTGGTCAAGCAGGCAGAAGATTCTGCTAATAATAAGAAG CCAGAGAAGAAGGACATGGTTGGCATGCAGGAACAG GTTTTTGTCTGGAAAATCATTGAGCTGCATGACAAGTATGTAGCTTATGTGACAGATTGTTTCCAGGGCCATACGCTCTTCCACAAG GCACTTAAAGAAGCCTTTGAGGTCTTCTGCAACAAGGGAGTCTCTGGCAGTTCGAGTGCTGAATTGCTGGCCACCTTCTGTGACAACATTTTAAAGAAAGGTTGCAGCGAAAAGCTCAGCGATGAAGCCATTGAAGATGCCTTGGAGAAG GTCGTAAGATTGCTTGCGTACATAAGTGATAAAGACCTCTTCGCTGAGTTCTACAG GAAGAAACTTGCAAGGAGATTGCTTTTTGACAAGAGTGCTAATGATGAACATGAAAGAAGCATACTGACAAAGCTCAAGCAGCAGTGTGGGGGGCAGTTTACTTCCAAAATGGAAGGCATGGTTACTGACCTGACTGTTGCAAGAGATCATCAAACCAAGTTTGAAGAGTTTGTAGCTGAAAAATCGGAGTTGAATCCTGGAGTAGACTTGGCTGTTACTGTCTTGACAACAGGATTCTGGCCAACGTACAAAACTTTTGATATAAACCTCCCTTCTGAGATG GTGAAATGCGTAGAGGTTTTCAAGGAGTTCTATCAAACAAGAACAAAGCACAGGAAACTTACCTGGATATACTCCTTGGGAACCTGTAATATCAATGCAAAATTTGATACCAAAGTTATAGAGCTCATCGTTACAACATATCAG GCGGCGTTGCTGCTGTTATTCAATGGATCGGATAGGCTTAGTTATTCGGAGATAGTAACACAGCTAAACCTGTCAGATGATGATGTTGTTCGTTTGCTCCATTCTCTCTCTTGCGCGAAATACAAGATTCTTACCAAAGAACCAGCTGGTAGATCTATCTCGCCCAATGATGTTTTTGAGTTCAATTCAAAATTTACTGACAGGATGCGAAGAATCAAG ATACCCTTACCTCCCGTCgatgagaagaaaaaggttGTTGAAGACGTTGACAAGGACAGGAGGTACGCGATTGATGCATCAATTGTGCGTATCATGAAAAGCCGCAAAGTTATGGCCCATACACAGCTCGTTGCGGAATGCGTGGAGCAGCTCAGCCGCATGTTCAAG CCTGACTTCAAAGCGATCAAGAAGCGGATTGAGGATCTCATCACGAGGGATTACTTGGAGCGTGACAAGGATAATGCCAACACGTACAGATACCTGGCCTGA